From the genome of Malus sylvestris chromosome 6, drMalSylv7.2, whole genome shotgun sequence, one region includes:
- the LOC126626033 gene encoding RING-H2 finger protein ATL20-like yields MATVQLFSLFLLFLIFFVHLTRVSSICPTSNCSDGPPVRFPFRLRNRQPSRCGYNPSFDLSCSNQTLITTLTLPAATDNFIVQLIDYEFQTLYINDPNRCLPKRFLDDVFKLQGTPFHIEIFKNLTFLNCSSQTRASQATSLPVMATSISCLSTENHTVFAVPSRAYEEWLQSTSSSSPSPSPSPSEALCPVISSVLVPSTAANEMLDMSGDVRSGVGLTWSTPDCRDCEARGGDCGFNRDADRVVCSNIPEAKREALPRSAKYGIIVGVGIPGLLCIIGLASYVFGRIKACRRRHQPSVDLSTLASRQPDFVTVGLDGPTIQSYPKTFLGDSKRLPKPNDNTCSICLSEYEAKEALRTIPECNHYFHASCIDEWLKMNPTCPVCRNSPEGSSLAIPSSSVSSSTFSLASP; encoded by the exons ATGGCTACCGTACAACTCTTCTCATTATTCTTACTTTTCTTGATCTTCTTCGTCCATCTAACAAGGGTTTCTTCCATCTGCCCTACATCAAACTGCTCCGACGGACCGCCGGTTCGATTCCCTTTCCGGCTTCGGAACCGCCAACCCTCACGATGTGGGTACAATCCAAGTTTTGACCTCTCATGCAGCAACCAAACCCTGATCACAACACTCACCCTCCCAGCCGCTACCGACAACTTCATAGTTCAACTCATCGACTACGAGTTTCAAACGCTTTACATCAACGACCCCAACCGCTGCCTCCCCAAACGGTTCCTAGACGACGTCTTCAAGCTCCAAGGCACGCCGTTTCACATCGAAATTTTCAAGAACCTCACCTTCCTCAACTGCTCCTCTCAGACACGAGCAAGCCAAGCGACGTCGTTACCCGTCATGGCCACTAGTATTTCATGTCTCAGCACTGAAAATCACACGGTCTTTGCTGTTCCATCGAGGGCTTATGAAGAATGGCTTCAGTCAACGTCATCTTCGTCACCGTCACCGTCACCGTCACCGTCAGAGGCTTTGTGTCCGGTGATTTCGAGTGTTTTGGTTCCGAGTACAGCTGCTAATGAGATGCTGGATATGTCTGGGGATGTTAGGAGTGGTGTTGGGTTGACTTGGTCAACGCCTGATTGTCGTGATTGTGAGGCCCGTGGTGGAGATTGTGGGTTTAACAGAGATGCGGATCGGGTTGTGTGCTCGAATATTCCTGAGGCTAAGAGGGAAG CTCTTCCAAGAAGTGCAAAATATGGCATAATCGTAGGTGTGGGAATACCCGGACTCTTATGCATCATTGGACTCGCAAGTTATGTCTTCGGCAGGATAAAGGCTTGCAGACGTCGCCACCAACCAAGTGTGGACCTCTCTACCTTAGCTTCTCGGCAACCTGACTTCGTCACAGTAGGGCTTGATGGCCCAACCATTCAATCATACCCGAAGACATTTCTCGGGGATAGCAAGAGATTGCCCAAACCCAATGACAACACGTGCTCAATATGTCTAAGTGAGTACGAGGCCAAGGAAGCGTTGAGGACCATACCAGAGTGTAACCATTACTTCCATGCTAGTTGCATAGACGAATGGCTTAAAATGAATCCAACGTGCCCCGTTTGTCGAAATTCACCCGAGGGCTCATCTCTTGCTATCCCTTCTTCCTCAGTGTCTTCATCAACATTTTCTTTAGCATCACCATAG